The Watersipora subatra chromosome 7, tzWatSuba1.1, whole genome shotgun sequence genomic interval TGGGAGTTTTTCTTTCCTAGATAATttcaaaattgtatatcaaataattggtaaaatccgttttttgaataataaatactAGAATTTCTTCTGCCATACAGCCCACggccaaagtgataatggaaaaaagaaagggttcTGCTCAAGACGAACTGTAAATAGATTAGCTGGCAAGGCAGGTTGGTCAACGCGTCGACGAAGGAcaatgtattgtatgtaataaaatgtttctcatgacatccagtacatgttagctgtgatatgttgttgtcaagtctgcctagaaagttcttacgcagttcttgaaaatcaggacaatctaaagattgaaaatgttgtgttgaatgtagaatggtttttaTAGCGATTTGCTACAAAAAGCGAGCATCAGCAATcacacgtctggaagttttttgcaaactggagcaaaataaaaaaattttcccgtcataaaggggcaatgtagttcagccctagcttgtacataaaatgtaaagaattttagctaacgttctaaataatttaatgaaaccttctgtaattggacaaaaaaacaggctgataaactgtgtaccataatttcgtacctgtaaatcggtctacgcctcaaatggtctacgtttattacagaaaccttcggataagtAAGTtagaatgattattcttataattaaatcttataataattttacaaaaccGAATAACTATTCTTAACATTAAATAGTTTTGCAAGACACTAAAACGGaaagatattagaaaccttcggcaattggacaatgccatagaccggtgaaatgtgcacgtttctttcgtgaaatgcgcacggtttaatggttctactttctgtcgcacggccttatcggcgtttcgttggccggtcttaattttgattaaaataggcttggcaagtttttatTTCGGTTTTAGGCTaaactaatctgtctatttatgtataatccgatcagatgggttagttttagaatattgtccacaaatttcaaagacttggtagcatatttaaataggtttatatgtgttttgtatcattattatacttatacgattccatagaaaaatggtaaaatttgttgataagatttcgacacaagggtttgcgacggttgttcatgaataattttcgggagttgtgtgcacatatgcatttatcataaagctctcaaacaatcgcttcgctcgtgtttggtcgtgggattaataaaatttaatcctATTTGCTAGTTTAGACTAATACAAAAGTCCTCTAGTCAATATTTTCTTAGTTTTGGcttttagtaagcttcaaaaagtgtaaaaagaaaTCTAGCTCAATGCAAGTTTTGTAAAGCTTTGCAAgtttatgtaaattttctgaACGCCACTGGAAAATGTTCCACTCAGAGACAACCTATAAAGCTGTACTTCCTAGGGACAGTTTTCTACTAATTATGAAAATTCTCTGACGTTTTATGGCGCGTACACTGTATGCGGGTTTGAGGTCTATGACTGCTGTGTCATGCTCAGAGCTGTGTCTGAGCAAAGTTAATCCAGCGCTTAATCAAACATAACCAATCAAAAATGATGCAAAGAACAATTATGATTAGCTGGTACACCTTTGAGAGCTTTGATGACGTTGAAGTCGCCAAAAACTAAATTTGATTACGGCATAGATTTATAAGAAGAGTCTACAACGCAAAGATTTTTAAGTGAAATGAATTTGTAACAGTCTTCAAAACTTAATTTATACACCTACAACTTAGATATGTAGTATTGGATAGTTGTAGATATTGCAATACTTGAATGATTAACCATCAATAATTATGTGATCCAAATAATTTTGACCACAAAATTTAAGCAGTTAATATTGACTGCAAATTCTAACAATTACTTGGCATATTTAAAATGCACAGTACTTTTTACAGTGCAAACTACTTCATACAAATCTACATAGTAGCCTGGTAGTATAAATTTAGTTTCCATTACAGATGCATGCAGGCTACTGTCAGATATCAGTTCTGGAAGAAAACAGGAGAACTTATTTTGCCAAGGAAACCAGAAACTACTATGACCTATGATGACAACAATACATGCAGAAAGGAAATTTAATGACCTATTCATCTTAGACACAACACACAGACTACCCCAGGATGTCAGATGCTAACTGGATGGGAAAACCACAAATCActgtatctcaccataatatatacatttatttataaacttATTTAGATTCAACACAactcatcaaaatattgcataaacatcGGAAGAAGAGACGTGAGAGCTGAGCAGCCATCCAATCTTATAAAGAGCCAGTATACATACACAGAGTAGAAAAGAGCCTCCATGCGTACATCCTCGAGCTACAACGAAAAAATTGAGTTatgttacataaacaataactgcatGATTTGAGTTTACACTTTAATCTTTGTGCTTTATGCTTTTACtttatgttagttttaaattttatgttttatgctaatttttgttttattatgcaCTGGCAATGTCAAAGCAGtcctcagaaactatcaaactcatgaaaaacagtccGTTTTGTTGAAGTAGCCATGAACCAATGGTAGGTCACTGACTGGCAGCAGAGTGTGGAATTGCTGGTGAATGACTAATGTTTTCTATTTGGAAAGAGCCCACCTGATAAATTCGTCATGATTCTTGACTTTATTTTGAGAACATAAAACGTGAAACGGAATATATGAATACACGAGATCGTTGGGAGATAATACGACAGAAAAGAGCGTTGACTAATCAGATCATAACATGAAATAGACAATTAGTCGATTAGTGTTCACTGAGGCATAATGCATTGTTTCTCAACACGTCCCCACAATGTTTATGCCGATATTTTGTGTCAGGTGCTGGTGTTGTACCTTCCCCAATGGCTTCCTCTGGATGACGGCGAGGTTATCGCTACTTGGTATGTACTGATATTCAGCATCGTCACGCTCTATGATGAAATGATATCGTACATCTATATGCTTTGTGCGGTTCATCTGACCTGGACGTTTTGTTGTGAGTGCTATAGCACCTTGATTGTCACAGTAAATGAGTGTTTTTGGCGGTTGAGCGATAGAATGTCTTAGTGATACGCAGAATTCACGTAGATAAATCATCTACTTCACAGCCTCAACAAGAGCAATGTATTCAGCCTCACGTGATGATAGTGCGACAGTCGGTTGTTTCCTGGTTCTCTAATTATTAGGCGCACTGCCGAGTGTGAACATATATCCAGTGGTCGATCTGTGGGACTCTTCGTCTCTGGCCCATTCTGAGTCACAATAACCAGTTAAATTTCCATGACTTTGTGTAAACGTCAGTTTATATTGTTTGGTTGCTTGGATATATCGAAACAAGCGTTTCAGTGCCTCGAGTTGAGGTTTCCCAGGGTTGTTCAGATATTGGGATAACTTGGAAACTGTTCAACAGATATCTGGTCGAGTGGCCGTCATGAGGTATAAAAGACCGCCTATGGCTTCACTATATGGAAAATTCTTCGTGTCGTCAGTTTCTGTGTTATTGTTAAATAGTAGCTGGATTCCCTTCTCAGCGGGTGTTGCGGCCGGTTTGCAGCTTTTCCATTTTGAATTTGCGCAAGATCTCTGTTGTGTACCTCTCTTGGCTTATGTGGTAATTTCCCTTTTCATCAAATGAAAAGTCAATGCCGAGGAACCATTTGAGTCTCCCTCGGTCATCCATGTGAAATCTCTTGTTCAGAAGCTTCTTTGCATAGTCAATCATCGTTGGTTTGGTGCTCGCAATGATGATATCGTCGACCCAGAACAGGATCAACATTTGGTTTCTGAGATCAGCTTTTGTATAGATACATGGGTCACTTAAGTTTGGAGTGAATCCATTTGATGTCAGGAACTCTGTCAGAGTCTGATACCAGTTACGCCCACTTTGTTTCAGACCGTAGATAGATTTTTTTCAGATGACAGCTGAGTTTTGTGCCATCTTGTGTTTTTCCTCATAGCCTTGtggttgctaaaaataaatctcTTTGTCTATGGGTGCATTAAGATATGCCCCCTTAACATCCATTTGTTGGAGTTCCAGACTTTCATCAGTAGCCTTTTGCACTAAGGTCTGAATTGATGCGAGTCTTGTGGTAGGTGAGAAAGTTTTTTCAGTCTATCCCCTGAGTCTGGGGTTAGCCTTTGGCCACATATCAGGTTTTGTATTTCACTTTGCCAGAGGCTTCACCTTGCTTCAGGGCATAAACCCAACGTCCTTTGGTTTCATTTCTGCTTGTAGCTAAGGTTTTGACTTCCCAGGTTTCATTTTCTTTCAGAGTGTTTACTTCAATGTCCATTGCTTCCTGCCATTTGTCTTTTTCATTAGATGTTATGGCTTCTTCATAAGTGTAGGGGACATTGTATACCGCCCTGTATGCATAGTCAACATCGACTGTTTTGTGAACATAGTCGGATAAATGTTTTGGTTCATTTCTTTGTTTGTTGGGATGTGTTTTGGTATTTGTAAGATTTTTAGCATGTTCTTGTAGCATGGCGTCATCCCTTGGTGAGTCATTTCTGCTCTTGTTAGTTTGTTTTGTAGCAGGTTCTTGTGGTATGACATCACTTTTTGGTGTGTCATTCCTGCTCTTTGTTTTTCCGTCAGCAAGTCCTTGTAGCAAGACATCCCCTGCCGGTGTGCTATTTCTGCTGGAATTTGTTTGTTCTTCAGGTTCTTGTGATATGAAATCACTTAGTGTATCATTTCCGCTGATATTTGTTGGTTCTTTAATTAAATCATCATCCATATCCAAGGCTACAGTTTTATGGACCTGAAGATTTCTTGAGGTTATGATTGTGCTTCTCTCTGTCAACACTATGTAACTCTGACTTCTTGTTTGTATACCTAAGTAGGTACCAGGTTGGCCTCGGTCCTGTAACACCATTTTGTAACCCTCTGAGTCATAGGTGCATGATGAGCCAAATAGATGAAGCTTCCTCATGTCTGGTTTGATACCTGTCATCAGTTGAAAATTAGTTGACCCGGTTCATCTCTGATAACTTCTGTTGCAGATGTATTGGGCATGACGAAGTGCTTAAGGCCACAAGTTCTTAGGAAGGTTTGGGTCTTTAATCCTCGCTCTTGAGCTTTCCATGAGTGTTCGCCAGGACCTTTCAACTTAATCATTCTGGTAAGATGAGTATGGGGCTGTGGTAGTGTGTTTGATTCCATGTTCTCTCAATACGGCTGTGAAAAATGCACCAACGTATTCTCCTCCTCCATCTGAATGGAGCTCTTGGATTTTTCCCACTGTTGCAACAACTGTGATGAACTGCTTCAGGGCTGTTGTGGCATCATCTTTGTGACGAAGTGGGTATGGGTGTATCGTGCTTGAGGATTCATCCATGAAGTTGATAGCAAATCTGTGGCCTTAGATGTCGGAGATATCGGTCCACAGAGATCTGAATGTACTCTTTGGAGAGGCTTTGTACCAAGGATCTGTTGTTCATCTTGTTTGTGTAGTTGTTTGGTTATTTGTGTTTCTAGGCAGGTGATGCAGGTCTTACGACCTTTTGTGTGATCAGCAATTCTCATGCCATCGGTCACCTCCTGTAGTTTGATTATGTCTTCACGATTGGCATGTCCCAAAGTTTTATGCCGTTCATCAAGTGACTTCGTTACAAAGGCAGAACTCTGTTTCTCACTGTTGTTTGTTTGTAGAAAGAACAGTCTACTTTTGCTTATGATAGGAAAGTCTGTGTTTCTTGCAACTAGGATGTTTCTTTCTGGTGAGAATGAGATTGTGGCTCCGCATGCAGAGACTGCACATACTGAGAATAAGCTTTGAGGAAAGCTTGGGATGTAGAGTGCATCTTTGAGGAACATTGTTTTCCCCTGATTCTGCTTGTCTCTGATTGTGTGTTTGGCTGTCCCACGAGCCCTGATGATCTCATTTGATGAGTGGCCATCGGCCATCTCAATAAAATGCATTGTTGGCTGGAAAGAGTGGTCAAAGTCAATGAAAGCTTCTTTGGTTTTAATTACATGGCTTGTTGCCTCACAGTCTACCATGAGTTTGAATGATTTGGAATCCTGGGATGAAGGGTTTATGGTGTTGAATGCATCTATTTTGAATGCAAATGAGTTGTCGTCATGTGTTGCATTGGGAGTATTTGACATGAACTGTTGTTCTCTTCTTTTCTGTGGCAAGCTATCTCCACATGTCCTTTTGTGTGACAGTGCCTACATTTCAGTTTATCTCTGGAGTAGCATTGAGATGCGTTATGATTTTTCCGTCTACATGCTTGACAAACTTGGCTTGAAATATTGTGGAATTTTGTTGGTTTCTGGTTAGAGAATGTTCTGGAAAGATTTTGGTTCCTTGTCGGCCTTTGTGTGCTAACCGTCATAGCAGTTGCGGGTTGGCTTCTTTGCTGTCGATCAAAATTTGTGCGTTTGGCTTTGAATTCAGCGAAAGTTTCTGTTTTATCAAGTTGCGTATGTACAACAATGAATGATTGATAAGAAGAAGGGAGGCCTTTCAAAATCATGGCTTTTATCAGATTGTCACTGATTGTTTCATTAGCTGATTTTAAACCAGTTGCATAATTTTCAGCATGAACTAGATATCTTGTGATGTCTTCAACTTCACTAATCTCGATGGTAGTGAGTTGTTCATACAGTGTTAATACTCTGGGTTTTTCAGGGGATATATAGTGATGACGAAGGATTTGTAATGCCTACGTACGTCCTTACTAGCATCTCGCATGATAAGTTGTAAAAAGCGTTCGTCTAGGTATTGAACTAACTCAGCATAGGCTCGTTTATTGTGTTTAACAAAATCTGTATGATTATTTACATTTTCTTCTTTTGGCAAAATTGACTGATGAAAAAGTTCATTTTGAGCGTAAAAGTGAGGAAGGAATCTGGTTTCCCAAATGTCGTAGCAATTCATGTCACCATTGAAATACAGTCTctgcagtagttcatttttaCTGGccctgggcccataacctgttgaagTAGCCATGAATCAATGGTAGGTCACTGACTGGCAGCAGAGTGTGGAATTGCTGGTGAATAACTAATATTTTCTATTTGGAAAGAGCCCACCTGATAAATTCGTCATGATTCTTGACTTTATTTTGAGAACATAAAATGTGAAACGGAATATATGAATACACAAGATTGTTAGGAGATAATATGAGAGAAAAGCTAATTGACCAATCAGATCATAACATGAAATAAACAATTAGTCGATTAGTTTTCACTGAGGCATAATGCATTGTTTCTCAACACTTTTAACTAGGTCTTCATGGGATTCTATTTAATCATAGAATTTCCCAAGGAGCTGGCTAATAGCAGCAAGCAGAGCCTCTAAAAAAATAAGCTTTAATAACTTTCACAActagaataaatttttaaaaatatgacatttataataataaaaagaacgGAGCAAAATACATACTCCAGAAGTTTTCTAGATTTCgaaagctaaaaataaaagagaTAGAGTCACTTTTACAAATTCCACACTCAgaaaattggctaagtttttcaaacatcatTGGCTTCCCAGAAAGATGAGCTCAGCCGCTCCACCGCAGCTGATCAGTTGCGATATGCACAGTAGAACAattgcacaaagtttgcaaaatgctaacaagaagccaattaaaagttgttattctCAAACGGCTTGTATATAAGGAGTCTCTGAAAGTGATTAAAAAGAGACAGGACAGGCCAGAGAGAGCGGGCCAGGGAGGCCACATGGGTGAAATTATATACTCCTTTTACTACTGCTTTACCTCGGAGAGATAAAGCCATTTGGTTGAATACTACGATAATACTTGTACATTTCTGAGGACATCTTTACCGCTCATTTTGATgagatatacatttattatactacAAACTATTTGAACGATTTTCTTCATTCGTTTTATGCCCAAGTGAGGcttgttattgataaatatactttatatcgaaactTGAGATAGGCCAATCTATTATTGATGCGATGACGGTATTTGAGTTTTTAACCAGCATTTGAAATTGATGCCCGAAAGAGCCTATATACTGATAATACAACAGTGGCTAACACTCATACTACAGAGGAACAAACATTGGTGTCCaagcgaggcaagacaactactgaaCTGGCAGATAAGTATAAAACATTCAGGAGATGACAACTTGTGTCAGAATTGCAAATAAGGTATAtaacagatcatacacaaattCGCAGGAGTGATTTGACAGTTGATTGATATAAAGAACATTTCTTTGCTTGGCAGGAAGAGCCACTTTGCCAGTtcgaaaaatttatttgttacgtgagaaaatcagtcaggactcaggagtgctaccttacacaacatcatatagaaccacacaaaaacacgattgcatttataagttacatattattaaattttatacattgatttatagtttaaataataatttatatatttataaaatattattaaattttttttgtgaCAAAGCTTTAGCTTCGCACTGCACTACGAGTAATTTAATAATACAttatatcaaaaaatatttatataatttaaatatattacattattttaataattatattacattatttattttatttttctcacgTGACACTACTACTTATATATTACAAAACATATTCTGCTAACCTAATGGTGAATTATAAAGTTCTTGCCTGCCAACTtgctaaaaaactttaaaaagatCTAAGTGTAAAGCAGGTTAACAGGTTAACTGTTGTAAGTCGTTGGTAGTTTCCATCATGGTAATCAGCAGAGCTTTGAGTTGTTTAAATACTTTAAAGCACCTGCTGATCATTGTCATAATTTTAACAGCAACTGGATGCAGCagctaaaacaaacaataaagtTGACTGCaaacattcaaatatttgacattTTATTTCATACATACTTAATTCATGCATACTTAATTCATGCATACTTAATTCATGCATACTTAATTCATGCGTGCAAGCAGATATTGTAGAAACTGTATAGTTGTAAAAAATGAgaactaaaaatatatttgttttttagtAGTGTTAAAGATAAGCTAGCAAAAATCATGTGCATTTAAAGAATGTTTAAGGTGGATTATTGTATCTCTGACTTGACCTGATGAAAAGATGACTTCTGATAGCAAAGTTacaaagctaaaaataaaaacaagcaTGGTGATAGATGCAGCGGATAAATACTGATAAGGTACCgcaaaatatgaaatatttgaattttGGGATAGGTAGTTAAGATTTATAACACCAATCTTATTTTCTTTTGAGATATTATAAAAAGAGAGAGCAGAAATAGAGGTCTGTCTCAGAAATAGCTCTTCGAGTTGTTAAacaacagtaatattttatagAGAAGAAGCAGTCAATGTAAGGTGTTAGGTGTTTTGATGAAGCAAGAAACAATAAATTATTAGAATGTTGTTCAACTTTATGAGTGAATGAGtagcagcagcagcagcagcagcagcagtagcagcagtagtagtagcagcagcagcagcagtagcagtagtagcagcagcactagcagtagtagcagcagtagcagcagcagtagcagcagcagtagtagtaacagcagcagtagcagcagtagtagcagcagcagcagcagcagtagtagcagcagcagtaacagcagtagtagcagcagcagCAGTAGCGGCAGCAGtagcagtagcagcagtagcagcagcagtagtagcagcagcagtagtagcagtagagcagcagcagtagtagcagcagcagcagtagtagcagcagcagtagtagcagtagcagcagcagcagtagtagcagcagtagtagtagcagcagtagcagcagtagtagcaagtagtagcagcagtagtagcagtagcagcagcagtagcagtagtagcagtagcagcagcagcagtagcagtagtagcagcagcagtagcagcagcagcagcagcagtagtagcagtagtagcagcagtagtagcagtagtagtaacagcagcagcagcagtagcagcagtagtagcagtagtagcagcagtagtagcaagtagtagcagcagtagtagcagtagcagcagcagtagcagtagtagcagtagtagcagcagtagtagcagtagtagtaacagcagtagcagcagtagtagcagtagtagcagtagtagcagcagcagtagcagcagtagcagtagtagcagcagcagtagcagcagcagcagcagtagcagtagtagcagcagtagtagtagcagcagtagcagcagtagtagcaagtagtagcagcagtagtagcagtagcagcagcagtagcagtagtagcagtagtagcagcagtagtagcagtagtagtaacagcagcagcagcagtagcagcagtagtagcagtagtagcagcagcagTAGCAGCAGCAGTAGCAGCAGCAGCAGCGAGGTGCCGCTGCACTAGTGAATGTTTAATGCATAGTAACAATACATTGATGATTAACAACTTCTATGACAGCTTAATTTCTTTATTTGAAATATTCTAAAGGGTGTCATTAGTGAAACTCAAAATCTCAAAAGAAACAAAATGAGGTAAAGGAGAGAGACCGCCAAACAGTTCAAACTGATATAACTTAAAAAGTTAGGAAATATGATAAAACACTTATTAAAGCGGTAAAATACTGGAACAATGATTTGAATGCATACTTCAGCAAGGTTTACCATGGCAACTTCAAAAATCTCACTTAAAAATGAAGCAGCAGGTGCAAAACCTATCAAAAGAAAACAAACCTTATAAAAAGATGCTTGTTCTACATTTCCTGAATTAAgtcaaataaaatttagttctacgaagttttaaaacaattacTCATTTTTGGTTTAGACtaaaaaactttattgcttTGCAAATTTGTTGCCATAGTGAAGTTTTGTATGACATAGGAAATATTATGGACTATAGGGTCATCAAAGATTTTTTAAGCATTTTCTACTTCTTTAAGTAGCAATTGAGGTATTGAAGCTAAAATTTTACATTGCATACATTATAAATGTATTCAATCTTGCTGTTTGGTATGTTGATGAAGTGATCATAGGTTAGCGAGCCCTGTATATGGTGTTATCAACTAAATATCATCAAGAGCTTATGACAGATTATTCAATTTGAGGATTTTAAAGTCATGCTGG includes:
- the LOC137400733 gene encoding uncharacterized protein translates to MSNTPNATHDDNSFAFKIDAFNTINPSSQDSKSFKLMVDCEATSHVIKTKEAFIDFDHSFQPTMHFIEMADGHSSNEIIRARGTAKHTIRDKQNQGKTMFLKDALYIPSFPQSLFSVCAVSACGATISFSPERNILVARNTDFPIISKSRLFFLQTNNSEKQSSAFVTKSLDERHKTLGHANREDIIKLQEVTDGMRIADHTKGRKTCITCLETQITKQLHKQDEQQILGTKPLQRVHSDLCGPISPTSKATDLLSTSWMNPQARYTHTHFVTKMMPQQP